One genomic region from Cardinium endosymbiont of Dermatophagoides farinae encodes:
- a CDS encoding AAA family ATPase yields MLQLIHLKGTTANNGNIKPLYASKIVVLIDEYDVPIVHLTKGSDLEKANIKVMKDFFMTLKSLNDYFQLTFITGVSKFSLSDVFSGANHLDDITISKDADAMFGYTQDEILSTFPFYLESIALEWSQNRDKKITKEVVMERIAHYYNGYRFHEKGAPVYNPWSTLEFFKSGKLENYWYESGSPTILINQMLADPDRFDLNMDNLQMEATREDLMYTGGRNEISLKSLMFQTGYLTIHNYDDSTGLYILKFPNEEIEASFQKSIQSSLEKSVKDYFLQERDKIRSALANKKIDAFIEYINTAFATLPYYINSGQEKQYHSNLHMLLQGLGFLGGRKMHMHSEVSSSQGRSDIILELETAIFIIEIKYKSSGKIALEQIKANGYYKPYLLRQKAIILLGINFNEETRMIDNSEYEIHEAHLKK; encoded by the coding sequence GTGCTACAATTGATACATCTAAAAGGTACTACAGCAAACAATGGAAATATAAAACCTCTTTATGCGTCCAAAATAGTAGTCCTTATAGACGAATACGACGTGCCTATAGTGCATCTAACCAAAGGTTCTGACCTAGAAAAAGCCAATATCAAAGTCATGAAGGATTTCTTTATGACTTTAAAATCACTAAATGACTACTTTCAACTCACCTTTATCACTGGGGTTAGTAAGTTTAGTTTATCTGATGTATTTTCAGGGGCCAATCATTTAGACGATATTACTATTTCCAAAGATGCTGATGCCATGTTTGGGTACACCCAAGATGAAATCTTATCTACTTTTCCATTCTATTTAGAAAGTATCGCTTTAGAATGGAGTCAAAATAGGGATAAAAAAATCACTAAGGAAGTAGTAATGGAGCGGATAGCACATTACTACAACGGTTATAGATTTCACGAGAAAGGTGCACCTGTGTACAACCCATGGTCGACGCTCGAGTTCTTTAAAAGTGGCAAACTAGAAAACTATTGGTATGAATCAGGTAGTCCAACTATACTGATTAACCAGATGTTAGCAGATCCTGATAGATTCGATCTTAATATGGATAATCTGCAAATGGAAGCCACTAGGGAAGACCTTATGTATACAGGCGGTAGGAATGAGATTAGTTTAAAATCGCTAATGTTTCAAACGGGGTATCTAACCATTCATAATTATGATGACTCTACTGGGCTATATATCCTAAAATTCCCTAACGAAGAAATAGAGGCCTCTTTTCAGAAAAGTATACAGTCCAGTTTGGAAAAGAGTGTAAAGGATTATTTTTTACAAGAGCGAGATAAAATTAGAAGTGCACTAGCTAATAAAAAAATTGATGCCTTTATAGAATATATTAATACAGCTTTTGCGACGCTTCCTTACTATATCAATAGTGGCCAAGAGAAACAGTACCATAGCAATTTACATATGTTGTTACAAGGATTGGGATTTTTAGGTGGGAGAAAAATGCATATGCATAGTGAAGTTTCTTCCAGCCAAGGTAGATCCGATATTATTTTGGAACTAGAAACGGCCATTTTTATTATAGAAATCAAGTATAAATCCAGCGGGAAAATAGCCTTAGAACAAATCAAAGCAAACGGTTATTATAAACCTTATTTACTCAGACAAAAAGCCATTATCCTGCTAGGTATTAATTTCAATGAGGAAACCAGAATGATCGATAACTCCGAGTATGAAATACATGAAGCGCATCTAAAAAAATAA
- a CDS encoding AAA family ATPase gives MRKIDALPIGYSDVQSVIETGYYVDKTRYAQALIEKRNPIFIARPRRFGKSLFINTLATIANGAKEIFKDCYIGKPENGYEWKKYPVIKLDLSGVSNNTPEELSTSIKMVLKEIAFSYNVKIEDVTVMHYVA, from the coding sequence CGTAAGATAGATGCACTGCCTATTGGCTATTCAGATGTTCAATCAGTGATTGAAACAGGCTATTATGTAGACAAAACCCGGTATGCACAAGCGTTAATTGAAAAGAGAAATCCTATTTTCATCGCTAGGCCTAGGAGATTTGGGAAATCACTATTTATCAATACACTAGCTACTATAGCTAACGGAGCAAAAGAAATTTTTAAAGATTGCTATATAGGTAAACCAGAAAATGGATATGAATGGAAGAAATATCCCGTAATTAAGCTAGATCTTTCAGGCGTATCTAATAACACGCCTGAAGAACTCAGTACATCTATTAAAATGGTACTCAAAGAAATAGCCTTTTCGTATAATGTAAAAATAGAAGATGTTACGGTGATGCATTACGTAGCCTAG
- a CDS encoding MATE family efflux transporter, which produces MIETVNTTMVSRISVAHAASAVFASTLFNIFKRINSGISISVALLVACADRKQNHKQVKQILQHGLLLNIFFAVVFIILLIILSFCLAYASPYPEIATLGGPYLLIISISLIPSAINNMIKRYLEGRSYGKIALLLTFFTLITNTIFNALLIYGQCGAPMLGLNGAAIAIVLAETLTAVVGLLYLFYISPQNQHIMRFNLGQISWRYFRKILWISWPVGLQFGIEGAYLLFIAIMVGWISIEAQAAHAILFNICHLITIFAIGLGLSGSILITQQHHPKNGCLVRKVSLMACFMIAMVSIAVGLMLCTISPYIISFYKPADAVRTLVSLLIIHLSIFQLFYSLCYWGNSILRGLNDNACLFLFSTITQLIGIAICYIVVSKYKWNISGVWIALILERVLLSLFLLIRFDYKTKTAV; this is translated from the coding sequence CTGATTGAAACAGTAAATACCACCATGGTCAGCCGTATTAGTGTGGCGCATGCGGCTTCTGCCGTTTTTGCCAGTACATTGTTTAATATTTTTAAAAGAATTAACTCAGGTATTTCCATTAGTGTTGCGCTACTAGTGGCCTGTGCAGATCGCAAACAAAACCACAAACAGGTTAAACAAATTTTACAACATGGACTCTTGCTCAATATATTTTTTGCGGTCGTTTTTATTATTCTCTTAATCATACTCTCTTTTTGCCTCGCTTACGCTAGCCCATATCCAGAGATCGCTACCTTAGGAGGCCCTTATCTACTCATTATATCGATTTCGCTGATACCCTCTGCTATTAATAATATGATCAAACGCTATCTGGAAGGCCGATCTTATGGAAAAATTGCATTGCTATTAACATTTTTTACACTAATTACCAATACAATATTTAATGCTTTGCTGATTTATGGTCAATGTGGCGCACCAATGCTTGGCTTAAATGGAGCAGCCATTGCTATTGTGCTTGCAGAAACGCTTACAGCAGTAGTAGGGCTGCTGTATTTGTTTTATATATCACCACAAAATCAGCATATCATGCGTTTTAACCTCGGACAAATATCGTGGCGATACTTTAGGAAAATATTGTGGATCAGTTGGCCAGTAGGGCTTCAATTCGGGATAGAGGGTGCCTACCTGCTTTTTATTGCCATTATGGTGGGTTGGATCAGTATAGAAGCACAAGCCGCACATGCGATCTTATTTAATATTTGTCACTTAATTACCATCTTTGCTATTGGTTTAGGCCTTTCTGGTTCCATACTAATAACCCAACAACATCATCCAAAAAATGGCTGCTTGGTAAGAAAAGTATCACTTATGGCATGTTTTATGATCGCGATGGTTTCTATAGCAGTTGGGCTGATGTTATGCACCATTAGCCCTTATATTATTTCTTTTTATAAACCTGCCGATGCTGTACGCACTTTGGTCAGCCTGTTAATTATACATTTATCTATTTTTCAATTATTTTATAGCCTCTGCTATTGGGGAAATAGCATATTGCGTGGCTTAAATGATAATGCTTGTTTATTTTTGTTTAGTACGATCACACAACTTATAGGGATAGCTATTTGCTATATTGTAGTGAGCAAATATAAATGGAACATCAGTGGTGTATGGATCGCTTTGATACTTGAACGCGTGCTGCTGAGCCTTTTTCTACTGATTCGATTTGATTACAAAACCAAAACAGCTGTTTAG
- a CDS encoding ABC transporter ATP-binding protein: MISFEHISKSFNNKLVLDSVSGLFKTGQISLVIGSSGTGKSLLIKCLLGLILPDQGFSLFDGRDLVHGDKLLQTEIRRKVGMLFQGSALFDSKTIEENVRFPLDVLTNMSTAEKKERVHECLLQVGLPDVQHKMPNELSGGMKKRAGIARAIVNHPKYLFCDEPNSGLDPQTALKIDELIAEVTYTYNMTTVVVTHDMNTILSLGDFILFLYQGKKLWEGSSKDILHTKLMELEDFLFVGKIKELLI, encoded by the coding sequence ATGATTTCTTTTGAGCATATTTCTAAATCTTTTAATAATAAATTGGTCTTAGATAGCGTTAGTGGTCTATTTAAGACGGGACAAATCAGTTTAGTAATCGGTTCAAGTGGAACTGGCAAAAGCCTTTTAATAAAATGCTTGCTTGGCTTGATCTTACCAGATCAAGGCTTTTCGCTTTTTGATGGGCGAGATTTAGTCCATGGTGATAAGCTGTTACAAACGGAAATAAGAAGAAAAGTGGGTATGCTTTTTCAAGGAAGTGCTTTGTTTGATTCTAAAACCATAGAGGAAAATGTTCGTTTCCCATTAGATGTGCTGACCAATATGAGTACAGCAGAAAAGAAAGAACGTGTCCATGAGTGTCTGTTACAGGTCGGTCTGCCTGATGTACAGCACAAAATGCCCAATGAGCTAAGTGGTGGCATGAAAAAACGAGCTGGTATTGCTAGAGCTATTGTCAACCATCCTAAATACCTCTTTTGTGATGAGCCCAATTCAGGACTAGACCCCCAAACGGCACTTAAAATAGATGAGTTAATTGCTGAAGTAACCTACACCTACAATATGACCACCGTAGTGGTGACCCACGATATGAATACTATTTTATCTTTAGGAGATTTTATTTTGTTCCTCTACCAGGGTAAAAAATTGTGGGAAGGTAGCTCTAAAGATATTTTACATACCAAACTAATGGAGCTAGAAGATTTTCTATTTGTTGGAAAAATTAAAGAACTCTTAATTTAA
- a CDS encoding MlaE family ABC transporter permease: protein MVKAFGEYLIFLRAMFGNPVPYRMFLARVAKECIQVGVDSLFIVCIISIFMGGATCIQLASQLKNPLITKDFIGVAVRNMTVSELAPTVIGIVFTGKIGSSMASELGSMRISEQIDALEIMGVNANNYLVLPKIIATVFMYPFLVIIAMFLSIYGGFLSCKWLTSIPPQAYINGLRNAFDAYDIHVALYKSLVYAFIISSIACYKGFFTRGGSLDVGKSSTNAVTNSCIAILIADLFLVYVLLGHRI, encoded by the coding sequence ATGGTAAAAGCTTTTGGAGAATACTTGATTTTTTTACGTGCTATGTTTGGAAACCCTGTTCCATACCGCATGTTTTTGGCTCGGGTGGCTAAAGAATGTATTCAAGTAGGAGTTGATTCTCTTTTTATTGTTTGTATTATTTCTATCTTTATGGGCGGAGCTACCTGTATTCAGCTTGCTTCTCAACTAAAAAATCCACTTATAACAAAAGATTTTATAGGTGTTGCGGTACGCAATATGACCGTTTCTGAACTGGCTCCAACTGTAATTGGTATTGTTTTTACTGGAAAAATAGGTTCTAGTATGGCGAGCGAGCTGGGCTCTATGCGCATTAGTGAACAGATAGATGCATTAGAGATTATGGGTGTCAATGCCAATAACTATTTGGTGCTACCTAAAATTATTGCTACGGTTTTCATGTATCCATTTCTGGTTATCATTGCTATGTTTCTTTCTATTTATGGAGGGTTCCTTTCTTGTAAATGGCTGACCTCCATTCCTCCGCAAGCCTATATAAATGGATTAAGAAACGCTTTTGATGCATATGATATCCATGTAGCGCTCTATAAATCATTGGTATATGCTTTTATTATCTCTTCGATTGCTTGTTACAAAGGCTTTTTTACAAGAGGTGGATCATTAGATGTCGGCAAATCCAGTACAAATGCTGTTACCAATAGTTGTATTGCTATTCTGATAGCAGACTTATTTTTAGTTTATGTTTTACTCGGTCACCGTATCTAA